AAAAGTAGGATGAATATTTTTAGGTTTTTCAAAAAAAAGTTCAATTAAACCATTTTCTTTTAAAATTGTAATAACATCTTCAATTGAAGAGACATTATTATCTTTTATTAATGTTTGAATCAATCCTTTATATTGGATATATGTTTTATTTCCAATTAAATTTATTATTAAATTTTCATATTTAGCAAAAGCAAAAGTAAGTACTAAAAAAAAAATTACTAATTTTTTCATGGAGTTTGACCTTTTTTTAGAAATTGATATTTTCCATTTTTAATTAAAATTCTTACAATTTTTTTTGTATTAGGAGTTATTGTTTGATTTCCATATTTAATAGTTACTTCTCCATGACCAAATTTTATAAAGAAATTTTTACCTTTGAAGGTTTTTGTTTTTGAAGTGAGATATTCTGATGTTTTATTTGTATCAAGATTTTTGATTCTATACCATACTAATTTTTGAGGAATAATAGTAATTTGATTTAAAATAGCTTTTTTTTCTTGTGTTAGATTGATTTCTTTTGTCGGATTAGTTATATTTGTTTCCAAAGTGTTAGCGATAATAGATTGAGTTTTATTTGTTTCTTGTGATAAGTTTTTATCTGTTAAATTATTTTCAATTATAGTAGTAGTGACATTATTTTTTAAAGTTAATTTGTTTTGAGTTTTGTTTGATTCTAACGAATTATTTATTTCTGTTATATTTGTAGTTGTTAATTTGTTGTTAGTTGTATTGTTCTCATTTTCATTTGTATAGTTTTTATAAAGTAATATTGCAGATGATATTAGTAAGATTATTCCTAATATAAAGATTATATAATTTTTTTCTTTTTTTATAGAGGGTTCTTTTTCTTGAATAATTGTTTCCTCTTTAATTTCAGTATGATTAATTTGATTATATTCTTCAATTATATCACTTAAATCAACATTAAATTCTCTTTCAATAATTTTTATAAAACCTAAAAATTTTACTTTTGGTATTTTTTCATACTCTTTATTTTTTATAAATCTAAGAGAAATTGGAGATATTTTTGTTCTTTTACTTATTTCATCAATAGAAAACTGTTCAAAAAATTTATTAGCACTCATTTGTTATCCTATCTATTAAAATTCCAGCAGCAACAGAGACATTTAAAGAATCAAATTCTCTTTTCATCTCAATAGTAATTACTTCGTCAAGTTTTTGTTTTATCTTTTTATTTAAACCTTCGCCTTCATTACCCAATATTAGTGCTATTTTATTTTTTCTTGAAGGTTTACATTTGCCTCCTAAATCAGCTCCAACTATTAAATATCCTTTTGTTTTTAAAATATTTATAACATCTAATATGTTTTTTATAGAGATAATTTTCATATCAAGTGCAGCACCTGAGCTTGTGCGAATTACTCTATCCCATTTTAGTTCATTTATTCCAGTAATAATTAACAAATCAATACCTAATGCATAAGCTGTACGCGTTATAGCTCCAATATTACCCATGTCTGTAACATTATCTAATATTAATATTTTGTCTCCTATAATATCCCAGTTTTGAGGTGTAAATTCTATTTTTGCAAAAAAACCTTGATGGTTTGAGTTTTTACTTAATTTTTGAGCTAATTTGTTATCTATAAATTTTATTTCAAAATTTTGAAATTTTTTTAGCTCATTTTTATTAAGTTTTCTTGCAATTAAAATTTCTTTAACAATATCAGGATGTTTTTGTATTATATATTCTACTATTCTTTTTCCATAAACTATCATAGTAAGTATTTTATCAAAATTAAATGATAATTAAACTAAAAATTAAAGAGTTTTATAAATTTCTTTTGCACTTTTAGAAGAAATTTTTGCAAGAAGTTTTGATTTTTCTTTTTTTGGCAATGGTAAATTCAAAATTTCATCATATGTTAATGAAAGAGTATTTGCTTTTTCACCTTTATCGATTACTACAACCCATTCACCTTTTGTATTTTCAATATTGATATCTTTAACTTTTCCTTTAATAAATGTTTCGTGGAGTTTAGTTAATTCTTTTGCTAAGAAAATCGTTCTATTTGGTATTTTTTCTTTTAATTCATTTAATAATTTCTCAATCCTATGAGGAGATTCATAAAGAATTGAGATTTTTTGAGAATTAATTACTTCATTTAATTTTTTTTCTCTTTCACTTCCCTTATGCGGTAAAAAACCATAAAAAATAAACTCTCCTTCAAATCCGCTTGCAACAAAAGCCGTTATGGCAGCATTAGGACCTGGAATTACAGTATAAGGGATATTATGTTTTTGAGCGAATTTAACAAGTTTACTTCCAGGGTCGCTAATTCCTGGCATTCCAGCATCACTTACATATCCTACATTTTTAGTTTTTAAAATTTCAGGGTCTAATTTTTGAAGAATTTTATCTTCGTTATGTGAGTGCATTGAGATAAATTCTTTATTTTTATAATCGATATTTAAAAGGTTTAGTAGTTTTTTAGTAACTCTTGTATCTTCACAAAAGAGAATTTCAGAAGTTTTAAGGGCTGAAATAGCCCTTTTTGAGATGTCTTCTAAATTTCCAATGGGAGTTGGTATTAAAGTTAGCAATTATGCTAAGCCGTATTTTTTCTTAAATTTATCTACTTTTCCACCTCTATCAATGTTTCTTTCTTTACCTGTAAAGAATGGGTGACACTCATTACAAACTTCAATTCTAAGAGTTGGTTTTGTTGATAATACTTTAAAAGTATGACCACAAGTACAAGTTACAGTACATTCAACATATTCTGGATGAATACCTTTTTTCATAATTATCCTTTATTAGGTTTTTAAGTTTGAAATTTTACTTTTTTAATCTTAAAGTTTACTTAATTTAAGCTTTTTATAAGAAAAATAATAAAAGCAATAAAAGTTTAAATGATTTAAAGATTGAATTAAATATTTATGAGTTAGAATTTAAGAAAATTTAATTAATAAAAATTTTTTATTACTAATATAAATCCACTAAAAAAGTGTCAGAGATTTTTATAAATAGACAAAAAAACCAAAAATTAACTTCTTGGTTCTCTTGGTCTTGCTTCGTTAACTCTTAGTCTTCTTCCTAAAAATTCTTTACCATCAAGTTCTTCAATAGCTGTTTCAGCTCCGCTTTCCATTTCTATAAAACCAAAACCTTTGCTTCTTCCAGTTTCTCTATCATTGATTATTTTTGCTGATAGTACTTCGCCATATTGTGAGAATAGTTCTTTTAGCTCTTCTGCATTAGCGTCGTAATTAATGTTTCCTACGTAAATTGTTTTCATTGTTCTTCCTAAAATTAAATTTGCATTGACATTATAACGCTAAAAAATAAAAAAAGCAAATAAAATGATAAAATTCTTATAAAAAAGGTTAAAAATGAGTGAAATTAATATTAAAAAAAATTATTTTGAATTTAAAAATGCTTTAAGTAAAGGTGATACTAAATCAGCAGAAGAAGCATTTAGAAAAGCTTTTGAGGATGCTTTTGTGCTTTATCAATTAAAACTTACAAACAATGAAAAGTTTAATTTGCAAAATGATGAAGAGTTATTTGCAGTTGTTACTTTATTTGATAATATGATTGGCTTTTGGAAAGAAGGGCTTATAGATGAAGGAATTGCATTTGCTGAATCAATGATTGATTTAGTGGATTCACCAAAGTTAAAAGAGATGTTTAAAGGATATTCTCTTGGAATGCAAGCTGGTCTTAGTGTAGATGAGTTTTTAAAAGAATATGTTGATTTAAGTAAAATAGATGCAGAATTTCCTCAATTTTTATGTAATTTCAAAGAAAAAATAAAAGAGTTAATTGATTGATGTTTTAATATTTGTTGTAACTTTAAAGCTATATCCAAAAGGAGTTTTAAGATGAAGTATTGCTTTTTTATTTCCAGGATTTTTTGTTAGTTTATTATAAATTTCAATTAACTCTTCTTCATAATTTTCGCTTAAATTAAATTCAATTAAACAAACTTCTTCTTTTGTTGCTGCCTTTTCATTTGCTGCTTCATTTAGTGGCATAATTTTTTTACACGTAATTCTTAAAAATTCTCCCACTTTATCAACATATGCTTTTATTGCAATAGGTTTATCTTTATCCATTTCATTTAAAATATTTAAATCTCTCTCAAATACCATTACATCAAATTTACCATGATAGTCCATTATACTTACAATAGCAAATTTATTTCCTTTTTTTGAAATTCTAACTTTCATTGATTCAACTTTTCCTATAAATAATGCTTCTTTTCCAATTATTTCTTCAATTTCGCTTGATAGGTTATATTTTATTTTTTGAATCTCTTCTTTATATGGGTCAAGTGGATGGGCTGAGACATAAAATCCAAGAGTTTCATACTCTCCATCAAGCAAAGTTTTTGTGTCAAACTCATCTGTTATATTTATTTCTAATTTTTCTTCAACTTCATTTTCTTCAACTATATCAGCAAATAAGGAGTTTTTATGATTAATTGCATTTTTTCTATCTTCAATTCTTTTTTTAAATTCAAGCATATTTTCTAAGTTTTGTAGTAATGTTTTTCTTGAATATCCAAAGCTATCCATTGCACCTGATTTTATTAATTGTTCAAGTACTTTTTTATTAACTTTACTTGTGTCTATTTTTAAAATAAAATCTTCTAAATCACTAAATGGTCGATTTGTAACAATACTCTCAATTGCTTTACTTCCAACTCCTTTAATTGCACTAAGTCCAAAAAGAATTTTATTTTTTACAGGTGTAAATTCATAATTTGATTTATTTACATCGGGCGGTAAAACCTCAATTTGCATAGATTTTGCTTCGTCAATATACTTAGCTATTTTTTCAGTATTATCGGCCTCATAACTTAATAAACTTGCAAAAAATTCTGTTGGATAATATGTCTTTAAAAATGCCGTTTGATATGTAATCATTGCATAAGCAGCTGAATGGGATTTATTAAATCCATATCCAGCAAATTTTTCAATTAAATTAAATAAGCTTTTTGCATTTTCATATGAAAAGCCTCTTTTTGCTGCCCTTGTTGCAAATTCTTCTACATATTTTGCCATCAAATCAGCTTTTTTCTTACCCATAGCCCTTCTAATAATATCTGCTTCACCTAAGCTAAATCCTCCAATTGCTTGGACTATTTGCATGACTTGTTCTTGGTATACAATAACTCCATATGTTGGCTTTAAAATTGGTTTTAATACTTCTTCAAATTCATCAAAGAAATAACTAATCTCTTTTCTTCCATGTTTTCTTTCAATATAATCATCAAGCATTCCTGCATCCATAGGTCCTGGTCTATATAGGGCAAGCATAGCGATTATATCTTCAAAATTTTCTGGTTTTAATCTTTTAGCTAAATCTTGCATACCATCTGATTCAATTTGAAACAGACCAAGTGTTTTTCCTGATTGAATTAATTTAAATACTTTTTCATCATCTAAACTTAAATCATCAATGTCAATATCTTTATTCTGATTTTGTTTTATATTTTTAATTGCTTTGTCAATAACAGTTAAAGTTTTTAGTCCTAAAAAGTCAAATTTAATCAAATCAACAGGTTCAAGATAATTTAAAGAGTATTGAGTTGTATGAAAATCGTCATTTTCATCTTGTTTATATAAAGGAGATTTATTCCAAAGTTTTGTATCGCTTATAACTACTCCTGCTGCATGTTTTCCTGTATTTCTTTTAAGACCTTCAAGTGCTTCTCCAAATGAATATAATCTTTCATATAAAGGTTCTTCATTCACAATTTCTTGAATTTTTGGTTCTAACTCTTTTGCTTCTTTTAAAGTAATTCCAAGTTTATCAGGAATTAATTTTACAAACTTATCAGCAGTTGAATATTCTATTCCAAAAATTCTTGCAATATCTCTTAAAACACCTTTTGCAAGTAATGAACCAAATGTTACAACTTGTGCTACATTCTCTTTTCCATATTTGTGTTGGACATATTCAATAACTTCTTCTCTTCTTTCTTGGCAAAAGTCAACATCAATATCTGGCATTGAAACTCTCTCAGGGTTTAAAAATCTCTCAAAAAGCAATCCATATTTAATAGGGTCAATATTTGTAATTTCTAAAACATATGCAACTAAACTTCCAGCTGCACTTCCTCTTCCAGGTCCTACTGGAATTTTATTACCATCTCCTCTTATGTGTCTACTTGGGTCTTTTGCATAGTTAATAAAATCCCAAACTATTAGCATATATCCCGGAAATTTCATTTTTTTAATAATATCAATTTCATATTCAAGTCTTTTTTTATACTCTTCGTGAAGTTCTTTTGGGATTTTTTTTAGTCTTTTTTTTAGGCCCTCATAACATTTATATTCAAAATATTCTACATCACTATCAATTTCTAATCCCTCTTTTTTTGCATACTCTTTTGTGAATTTAAAAGTAGGAGGAGTTGGATTTCCAAGAGGTATTTCAAGATTAATCTCTTCTAAAATTTTATTATTTTCTAATGCCTCAGGCAAATCTTTAAATAACTCTTCATATTCCTCTTTTGATTTTAAATAAAACTCTCCAATATCATATTTTCTATGTACATCATCGAATTGTTTATTACTTTCAATGCACTCTAATGCATCTTTATAAATATAGTCTTCTTTACTTAAATAGAAAATATTAGTAGATGCAATTAAGGGGATATTTGTCTCTTTTGAGAGAGTTATTAAATCATTTTCTATTAAATTTTCTTCTTTTTTATCTCTTCTAATTTCTAAAAATAAGTTTTTAAAATCATTTTTATAGATATTTGCAATATTTATAGCTTCTTGATAACCTTTTGCACCTTTTAAAATATTTTTTTCATTTAGTATATTTAAGTGAAATCCTATTTCACTCTCTAACATTGGTAAAATAACAATTAAAGAGTCTTGATTTTTAACTAATTCTTCATAAGGTAATATTGGTTTATCACCTTTCATATGATAAAGATAAGAGATTGAATTTAGATACATTAAAGTTTTATAACCATTATAGTCTTTTGCAATTAAAATTATTTTACTTAAATTATTATCTCTTTTAATTAAAGCCTCAATTCCAATTATTGGATTTATATTGTTGTTTTTACAAGTTTCGTAAAATTCAATTGCACTAAACATATTATTAATTTCTGTAATTCCAATATGTTTGAAGCCAAGTGAAGATGCTTTTTTTATTAAATCTTTTATTTTTATTGTAGAATGTAAGAGTGAATAGTCTGAATGGATATGAAAAGGTATCAAGTTAATCCTTTTTTGAAATTATACAAAAAGGAAGAGAAATGATAGAAATAATGTTAGGAGATATAACAAAAGTAAAAGTTGATGCAATTGTTAATGCTGCAAATCCTACTTTGCTTGGAGGTGGAGGAGTAGATGGGGCTATTCATAGGGCAGCTGGTTTTAAGCTTTTAGAAGAGTGTAAAAGCTTAGGTGGAGCAAATCCAGGTGATGCTAAAATAACCCATGGATATAATTTACCTGCAAAGTGGGTCATTCATACAGTAGGTCCTATTTATAGTGGGAAAAAAGAGGATGAAATTATTTTAAAAAGATGTTATGAAAATAGTTTGTGTATTGCAAGAAGTTATCATCTAAAATCAATTGCATTTCCATCAATTTCAACAGGGGCATATGGATATCCAATTGAAGAAGCTTGTAAGATTGCATTGAATACAATAGATTGGTTTTTAAAAAATTGTGCTTATTATGATATGAGAGTAATTTGTGTTTTGTATTCAAAAAAAGATTATGATGTTTATGTAGAATGTGCAAAATTGTGTAAAATTTCAATAAAAAAGGTCTAAGATGAAATTTATAGGTACAAGAGGGACTGATAGTAAAAAAACATTTAGTGAAGTAATTTTAAATCCAGCAGCACCTAATGGAGGACTTTATGTGCCTGAGAAATTACCAACTATAAATGAAAATTTTTTAATAAGACTTTATGATGATAGAGATGAAAGAACTTATTCATCAGTTGCAAGAGCAATTTTATCTTTATTTAAAATTGATATTGAAAAAGATTTGATTGAAAAAGCTCTTTATACTTATCTTAAAAATTTTGATGCTGATGAGGTAGTACCAGTTGTTAGAATTGATGGAAATTTAGCAGTATCTGAGCTTTGGCATGGTCCAACAAGAGCTTTTAAAGATATGGCACTTCAACCTTTTGGAGTTATTTTATCAGCATTAGCGCAAAAAAGAGGTGAAAATTATTTAATTATGGCTGCAACATCGGGAGATACAGGACCAGCTACACTAAAAACATTTGAAAATAAAGAGAATATAAAAGTAGTTTGTATCTATCCTCATAATGGGACAAGTGAAGTTCAAAAACTTCAAATGGTAACAACTAATGCAAAAAATGAAAAAGTTTTAGGGATTTTAGGTGATTTTGATGATGCACAAACTGCTTTAAAAGTTTTACTTAAAGATGAAGAATTTAGAGATACTTTAAATAAAAGTGGTATTAAACTATCAGCTGCAAATAGTGTGAATTTTGGAAGAATTATTTTTCAAATCATTTATCATTTTTGGAGTTATTTAAAATTATTAGAGTTTAATGAAATAAAACTTGGTGAAAAAATTGATGTAGTAATTCCAAGTGGTAATTTTGGAAATGCTCTTGGTGCTTATTATGCTAAGAAAATGGGACTTCCTATTGAGAAAATAATTATTGCTTCAAATAGAAATAATGTTTTATATGAGTTAATAAAATATGGAAGATATGACCTTAGAGATAAAAAACTTATAAAAACAATATCTCCCGCTATGGATATTTTAAAATCAAGTAATGTTGAGAGAATGCTTTTTGATAAATTTGGTGAAAAAAGAACAACTGAGCTTATGAAATCTCTTGAAGAGAATGGATTTTTTGAACTAAATGGAGATGAAATTAAAGAAATTCAAAAAGATTTTGAAGCAGATTTTGCAACAGATGCTGAGAGTGAAGAGATGATTAGAAAATATGCTAAGAAAAATTATATTATTGACCCTCATACAGCAACTGCTCTAAAAGCATATGAATATTTAAAAGAAAAGGGTAAAATTAAAAATTATACAGTAGTTTATTCAACTGCTGAATGGACAAAATTTGCTCCAAGTATCTATTATGCCCTAACTGGCGAAGATATAGATAGAGAAATAGCTGAGGTTGAGGAAAATACAATCTCAGATAAAGATGCAATTGTGTATATTGAAACTAATTATGGAGTAAAAGCCCCTGATATGATAAGAGAACTATTTAATAAAGAAATTGTTAATGAAAATATTATTGACAAATCTAAAATTAAAGAAGAAACTTTAAACTTTTTAAAGAAATAATTTGATAACGATTTTAGGAGTTTATTTATATATTTTAGTTGGATTTATTTCTAAAAAGATTTTTAAAGAGATAGATGCTAAGACATTAGTCTTGCTTTCTACTTATTTTCTTCAACCTTTTTTAACATTATGGGGGATTTTGTTAATTCCTTTAAATAAAGATTTAATTCTTTCTCCTTTAATTTATCTTATTGCAGTATTTATCTCTTTTGTTATAACTTTTAGTATCTCTTTTGTATTAAAAGATAAAAAAGATAGGATAATCTCTTCAATAGCACCTTTAATTGGGAATACTGGAAATTTAGGAATTCCTTTAAGCTATGCTCTTTTTGGAGATATAGGAGCAAGTGTTGCTACGATAATAAATTTAGCAAATGTATTTTTTATTTATACTTTTGGAATATTTTTTTATGCAAGTGGAGAGTATAGTTTTAAAGAATCGCTAAAAAAAATTATTAAAATTCCAATTATTTGGTTTGGGATATTAGCTTTAATTTTAAATATTTTAGGGATTAAATTTAGCGTAGATATTATGAAAATTTTACAAATGGGAGCATTTGCTTCAATTGTAGTTCAACTTTTAATATTTGGAATTTATGTAGCAGAGATTAAGTTTAGAGAAGTTAATATGAAACTATCTATTTTAGTGTTAGTAAATAAGTTTATTGTATTGCCTTTTCTTACTCTCTTAACACTTCATTTTTTTCATTTAAATCCGATTATAAAACAAGTTATTTTATTAGAAGTATTAACACCTCTTGCTGTTACAAATGTAAATTTAGCAGCACTATTTAATATGTATCCTGAAAAAGTTGCATTTTTAGTAATAGTAACATCAGTAGTTTTTATAGGAGTTAGTATGATTTTTATATAAGGATTAAATATGTATAGGATAATAAGCATTTTATTTATTATGTTTTTCATTGGTTGTTCTGTAAATAATGATAAAAAAATAGTAATCCTTGCAAATGAATGGATTGGGTATGCTCCACTTTTTTATATACAAAAAAAAGGTTATTTAAAAGAAGATAATATTGAAATTTTTAAAACTATTTCACTTGGAGAGAGTGTAGATTTATATCAAAATGGATTAGGAGATGGATTAGCCGCTACACAATATGAATATTCATTATTAAGAAATAAAATAATTCCTATTGCATTAATTGATAAATCTAATGGAGCAGATGTTATAATGTCTAATCTAAGTATAGAAAAGCTTAAAAGACAGAGTAAAATTTATGTGTTTTTAGAATTACATTCAGTAAATAGTATTTTATTAAATCAATTTTTAAAAATTTACCAAATTCCTAAAAATAGAATTTATATTAAAAATTTAGACCAACAAGAAATAGTTGATTATGATTATGATTTTAAAAAGCCACTGTTAATTATTACTTATGCTCCTTATGATGATATGTTAAAAAAAAGAGGATTTAAAATAGTCGATTCTACTAAAAACACTAAATATTTAGTTGTGGATGCATTATTTATCGATAAAAAATATAAAAATGATTCAAGAATAAAAAAATTAAAAAAATATCTTTTTATAGCAATAAACGAGATACAAAAACATCCAAAAAAAGTATATGATGAAATAAAAACCTATTATTTAAATTATTCATATGAAGATTATTTAAATGATTTAGAAAATATTAAGTGGATAAATGGAAATAAAAAAATATTAAATGAAGTATTTGGAGAGATTCATGAGAATTAAATCTTTTTTGATTTTGATAAATTTATTACTTGTTATTGTATTAACATCATTGTTTTATTATTTTTATTTAATGCAAAAAGAGAGAATTTTTAGTTATTTAAGTGATAATCTTAATAAAGAAATACTTGATGCAAAATTTATAATTAAAAAATATTTAGCAAAAGATGAAGATTTAGATGAAATTAGACCTTTTTATGATAGGCTTGTTTTAAAAAGTGAATTAATAAAGGGTGTTTTATTAAAAAAGGAAAATAAAACAATACTAATATCAGGAGATATTGAGAAGTTAAATAATATAATTATTTATAAAGAAAGATTAAAGTTTAATGAAATTTTAGAATCTAATGTAATTAAAGTTCCTGTTAAAATATTTAGTAATAATAAATATGTTAATTATACAATTTATCTATTTTTAAATAAAAATGTAATAACAAATTTAGTTGAAGATTTGAAATTTAAATTTATGTTTGTATACTTTTTTATATTGATGTTAGTTTTTAGTATCGAGAATTATTTGGTAAATAAATTTATAGTAAAACCTTTAATTAAGCTTAAAAATTTTTCTAAGAAACTTGAAACAGAACCTAAAAATCTGAAAATAAAAGAATTTAATGAAATAAAAACTTCTCTTAAACAAAGCTTTGATAAGCTTGAAATGACTATTGATGATTTATATAAAACTACTTTAACTGATTATTTAACAAGACTTGGTAATAGAAAATTTTTAGAAAAAAGTGTAAAAGAATTAATCAATAAAAATGAAAAATTTTGTATGGTGTTTTTGGATTTAGATAATTTCAAAGAGATTAATGATTATTATGGTCATAGTGTAGGAGATGAGTTAATTATAGAGATTTCAGAAATATTAAAAGAGTTTACAAAAGAAGATGAGATAATATCAAGAGTTGGGGGAGATGAGTTTGTATTGATATTGAAAGGATGTGATGATAAAACTTATATTAACAATAGATTAAATAAATTATTGAATCAATTAAATAGAAGATGGGTTTTAAGAGATTATGAAATTAAAACATCTGTAAGTATGGGAGTTAGTATTTATCCTGATAATGCCATAATATATGAGGAGTTATTAAAAAAATCAGATATTGCGCTTTATGAGTCAAAATCAAGAGGAAAAAATAGTGTTACATTTTTTGATGATATGCTTGAAGTAAAAGTTAAAAAAGAATTTATTATTAAAAATGATTTAGTTAAAGCACTTGAAAAAAATGATTTTTCTTTATATTTACAGCCAAAAGTTGATATGACAGGTAAAATTGTAGGTTGTGAAGGATTAATTCGTTGGATAAAAAATAATCAAATAATTCCCCCTAATGAATTTATTCCTATTGCAGAAAAAAGTGGTTTGATATTAAAAATTGGTGAGTGGGTAATGAAAAAAAGTTTTGATATAGTAAAAGAATTTCAAAATGATGAAGATTTAAAAAATATTAAGCTTTCATTTAATGTTTCACCCCTTCAATTTAAGTGCGAGAACTTTTTATTTAATCTTGAAAAAATAAAAGAGTTTGCAAATATGTTAGAAATAGAAATAACTGAATCAGTTTTTATAGAAGATAAGAAAAAAGCCAAAGAAATAATTGAAAAAATACATAATTTAGGGTTTAAAATAAATTTGGATGATTTTGGAACAGGATATTCTTCATTATCAGTACTTAAAGAGTTTGATATTGATTATTTAAAAATAGATAAAGCTTTTATAGATGATATTATGAGTGAAAATGGTATGGTTTTTGTAAAAACTATTGTGAATATGTCTAAAAGTTTAAGTATAAAAACAGTTGCTGAAGGAGTAGAAAGTAAAGAGCAGTTTAATATTCTTAAAAATATAGGAGTTGATGTATATCAAGGATATCTTTTTTCAAAACCTCTTCCAAAAGAAGAGTTTATAAAATTTGTAAAATCATATACCTTTAATCTTTAAACTAAGAAGACCAAAATATTCGTGAATAGCTTTATAACTTGCATTCAAGGAGTTCATCTTTGGAAAATAATCCCATATACTCTCAATTGGTTTAGAATAAAATCCAACAGGTTTTGTTATTATTTTAAATCCAAAAAATTTAAAAATCTTATAACTTCTTTTCATATGATAAGCGTTTGTAACAAGATAAATATTTTTAGGTAATTTTAACTTTTTAAAAAGTAGGGCAGTATACATTCCATTTTGGATAGTATTTAATGATTTGTCTTCAAAATATGTTGTAATATTTACATCAAAAGTTTTAGTTAAAAGTTGAACATCATGTTTTGTATTTTCAGCTTCACTTATTTTTCCTATGCCACCTCCACTAAATACAAAAGGTATATTATAAGTTTTAGCTAAAATAAGTCCGTAAACTTCTCTTTTAAATGCATCTGGAAATGCTTTTATTGTGTCTTTTGGATTACTGCCACCTCCAAGGACTACAACTGCTGAGGGAGTTATATTGTCTTTATGTTTAAAATTTTCTAATGGATTTAAAAGCATATTAGAAACTGGTTGAATACTTAATAAATAAAGTGTCAAAGCTGATATAAAGAAAAGAATTTTAAATCTTTTTGCAAAAATAGTGGCTATAAGTAAAATAATAATAAAAATTCCAGGTGGTAAAAATAGATAAGTAAAAAGTTTTGATATGATATAGAACATTTAAGTCCTTTTTTTGTGAAATTATATCAAAGGAAAGTTATGA
This Caminibacter mediatlanticus TB-2 DNA region includes the following protein-coding sequences:
- the dnaE gene encoding DNA polymerase III subunit alpha, whose amino-acid sequence is MNLIPFHIHSDYSLLHSTIKIKDLIKKASSLGFKHIGITEINNMFSAIEFYETCKNNNINPIIGIEALIKRDNNLSKIILIAKDYNGYKTLMYLNSISYLYHMKGDKPILPYEELVKNQDSLIVILPMLESEIGFHLNILNEKNILKGAKGYQEAINIANIYKNDFKNLFLEIRRDKKEENLIENDLITLSKETNIPLIASTNIFYLSKEDYIYKDALECIESNKQFDDVHRKYDIGEFYLKSKEEYEELFKDLPEALENNKILEEINLEIPLGNPTPPTFKFTKEYAKKEGLEIDSDVEYFEYKCYEGLKKRLKKIPKELHEEYKKRLEYEIDIIKKMKFPGYMLIVWDFINYAKDPSRHIRGDGNKIPVGPGRGSAAGSLVAYVLEITNIDPIKYGLLFERFLNPERVSMPDIDVDFCQERREEVIEYVQHKYGKENVAQVVTFGSLLAKGVLRDIARIFGIEYSTADKFVKLIPDKLGITLKEAKELEPKIQEIVNEEPLYERLYSFGEALEGLKRNTGKHAAGVVISDTKLWNKSPLYKQDENDDFHTTQYSLNYLEPVDLIKFDFLGLKTLTVIDKAIKNIKQNQNKDIDIDDLSLDDEKVFKLIQSGKTLGLFQIESDGMQDLAKRLKPENFEDIIAMLALYRPGPMDAGMLDDYIERKHGRKEISYFFDEFEEVLKPILKPTYGVIVYQEQVMQIVQAIGGFSLGEADIIRRAMGKKKADLMAKYVEEFATRAAKRGFSYENAKSLFNLIEKFAGYGFNKSHSAAYAMITYQTAFLKTYYPTEFFASLLSYEADNTEKIAKYIDEAKSMQIEVLPPDVNKSNYEFTPVKNKILFGLSAIKGVGSKAIESIVTNRPFSDLEDFILKIDTSKVNKKVLEQLIKSGAMDSFGYSRKTLLQNLENMLEFKKRIEDRKNAINHKNSLFADIVEENEVEEKLEINITDEFDTKTLLDGEYETLGFYVSAHPLDPYKEEIQKIKYNLSSEIEEIIGKEALFIGKVESMKVRISKKGNKFAIVSIMDYHGKFDVMVFERDLNILNEMDKDKPIAIKAYVDKVGEFLRITCKKIMPLNEAANEKAATKEEVCLIEFNLSENYEEELIEIYNKLTKNPGNKKAILHLKTPFGYSFKVTTNIKTSIN
- the rpmE gene encoding 50S ribosomal protein L31, whose amino-acid sequence is MKKGIHPEYVECTVTCTCGHTFKVLSTKPTLRIEVCNECHPFFTGKERNIDRGGKVDKFKKKYGLA
- the rlmB gene encoding 23S rRNA (guanosine(2251)-2'-O)-methyltransferase RlmB encodes the protein MIVYGKRIVEYIIQKHPDIVKEILIARKLNKNELKKFQNFEIKFIDNKLAQKLSKNSNHQGFFAKIEFTPQNWDIIGDKILILDNVTDMGNIGAITRTAYALGIDLLIITGINELKWDRVIRTSSGAALDMKIISIKNILDVINILKTKGYLIVGADLGGKCKPSRKNKIALILGNEGEGLNKKIKQKLDEVITIEMKREFDSLNVSVAAGILIDRITNEC
- a CDS encoding O-acetyl-ADP-ribose deacetylase, whose amino-acid sequence is MIEIMLGDITKVKVDAIVNAANPTLLGGGGVDGAIHRAAGFKLLEECKSLGGANPGDAKITHGYNLPAKWVIHTVGPIYSGKKEDEIILKRCYENSLCIARSYHLKSIAFPSISTGAYGYPIEEACKIALNTIDWFLKNCAYYDMRVICVLYSKKDYDVYVECAKLCKISIKKV
- a CDS encoding RNA recognition motif domain-containing protein, producing MKTIYVGNINYDANAEELKELFSQYGEVLSAKIINDRETGRSKGFGFIEMESGAETAIEELDGKEFLGRRLRVNEARPREPRS
- the rsmI gene encoding 16S rRNA (cytidine(1402)-2'-O)-methyltransferase, whose amino-acid sequence is MLTLIPTPIGNLEDISKRAISALKTSEILFCEDTRVTKKLLNLLNIDYKNKEFISMHSHNEDKILQKLDPEILKTKNVGYVSDAGMPGISDPGSKLVKFAQKHNIPYTVIPGPNAAITAFVASGFEGEFIFYGFLPHKGSEREKKLNEVINSQKISILYESPHRIEKLLNELKEKIPNRTIFLAKELTKLHETFIKGKVKDINIENTKGEWVVVIDKGEKANTLSLTYDEILNLPLPKKEKSKLLAKISSKSAKEIYKTL